One Bacteriovorax sp. PP10 DNA window includes the following coding sequences:
- a CDS encoding P-aminobenzoate N-oxygenase AurF: MNKNLSQTHNSTLLEDVKTLKRMEMSLKKSKELDQTENMDLSAKLFNLAECKDEMWNPEKFSLMYGTWLWDHSTPAQKVKLNQLYWIAYYAQIISAEIATIFFNQTAAAAMYGLEDFKIVCDTLDLESAQERTHINAFKVISEKYEEEVFGERIFTYPMRTPFVKTMLYSDLSKMQEWFRTWQLRTYSVLSSNSAFIGCQYFTVRGLRTLNGKMVQHQLSRYYTEHANKENSPIPSKVSYYHFMDESFHFNTSSVISHEVINSLPAASKFEKMVANMSLEGCQRDHYNFSTAINGIFWYDPALYPLIYKVLRSKIFNMSHLEALEALRKSFCEESEGMIQSHQTHQESIDSYKHYLADFKYINKTNRDMLIMSENKLEKHLKTNRDAFKKFRSKAA; encoded by the coding sequence ATGAATAAAAACTTATCCCAAACTCATAATTCAACTTTACTCGAAGATGTTAAAACTCTTAAAAGAATGGAGATGTCACTAAAGAAGAGTAAAGAACTGGATCAGACAGAAAATATGGATCTATCGGCGAAACTATTTAACCTTGCTGAATGCAAAGATGAGATGTGGAATCCTGAAAAATTCAGTCTGATGTATGGAACATGGTTATGGGATCATTCAACACCTGCACAAAAAGTAAAATTGAATCAACTTTACTGGATTGCTTACTACGCACAAATTATTTCGGCAGAGATAGCTACAATTTTCTTTAACCAGACTGCAGCTGCTGCTATGTACGGACTTGAAGATTTCAAAATCGTATGTGACACCCTTGATCTAGAGTCAGCTCAGGAAAGAACCCATATCAATGCCTTTAAGGTTATTTCCGAAAAATATGAAGAAGAAGTTTTTGGAGAAAGAATTTTTACTTATCCAATGAGAACTCCTTTTGTTAAGACAATGCTCTACTCTGACCTGTCTAAAATGCAGGAATGGTTCAGAACATGGCAGCTTAGAACTTATTCAGTGCTTTCTTCAAATAGTGCATTCATTGGTTGCCAGTACTTTACTGTTAGAGGGCTTAGAACACTGAATGGAAAAATGGTTCAGCATCAACTGTCTCGTTATTACACAGAACACGCTAATAAAGAGAACTCACCGATTCCATCGAAAGTAAGTTATTACCATTTCATGGATGAAAGTTTTCACTTCAATACATCAAGTGTAATTTCTCATGAAGTTATCAATTCTCTTCCTGCGGCCAGTAAATTTGAAAAAATGGTTGCGAACATGTCATTGGAAGGATGCCAAAGAGACCATTACAATTTCTCTACGGCCATCAATGGAATCTTTTGGTACGACCCTGCTCTTTATCCATTAATCTATAAAGTTTTAAGATCAAAGATCTTTAATATGTCTCATCTTGAAGCACTGGAAGCGTTAAGAAAGAGTTTCTGTGAAGAATCTGAAGGAATGATTCAATCACATCAAACTCATCAGGAGTCTATTGATTCATACAAGCATTACCTGGCGGATTTTAAGTACATTAATAAGACCAATAGAGACATGTTAATCATGTCAGAAAATAAACTGGAAAAGCATTTGAAAACTAATCGTGATGCTTTCAAAAAATTTAGATCAAAGGCCGCATGA
- a CDS encoding DUF962 domain-containing protein, which translates to MRTSKDFPNTLVDWDLFVLRHQNRKNVAVHFISFIFFWLSPILAVAVNPWFILGFFASGIIGTAGHYFFSDGTVDAKEATSSLQVVQFSSKMAFLFISGRYWEEISYVNAKWQKYKNGEIESKANDEMFSKLGTNV; encoded by the coding sequence ATGCGAACATCAAAAGATTTTCCTAATACATTAGTAGATTGGGATTTATTTGTATTACGCCATCAAAACAGAAAAAATGTTGCTGTTCATTTCATCAGTTTTATTTTCTTCTGGCTCTCACCTATTCTTGCAGTTGCTGTGAATCCTTGGTTTATCCTTGGATTTTTTGCATCAGGGATTATCGGTACGGCTGGTCACTATTTTTTCTCTGACGGCACCGTTGACGCCAAAGAAGCGACTTCTAGTCTTCAGGTTGTTCAGTTCAGCTCTAAAATGGCCTTCCTTTTTATCTCTGGAAGGTACTGGGAAGAAATTTCTTACGTAAATGCGAAATGGCAAAAATATAAAAATGGCGAAATCGAATCGAAGGCCAATGATGAAATGTTTTCCAAATTAGGAACAAATGTATGA
- a CDS encoding aromatic ring-hydroxylating dioxygenase subunit alpha yields MSYQETLQNFGNAKFLPEGWYWLIKSSEVKTGTAKPAKLADKDFVVYRGADNTIRIMDAHCPHMGAHLCDGFVEGNDIRCPFHYWKFNDTGDCIEIPAQKEIKNIQQLKTYPQREKYGLIWVWAGDPDKIEEVPVIPELVGKELDYSLGSRFIKNCHPNVVMINAIDAQHFKSVHNLVVDLDMKPTVLTPRCIQLSNTTPLPHKNIFLKWASKFYKNALTYEMTYWWGHVGSVMVGPDFLHFYIIFALRPTADGVTEGQTILVTEKRKYGWLLNPIILFLTKLVGNYFAKGDTIIFSRIKFNFKTPLKADKSIIHFIEHYEGQAEAGSWSNT; encoded by the coding sequence ATGTCATATCAAGAAACACTACAGAATTTTGGCAATGCTAAATTCCTTCCGGAAGGTTGGTATTGGCTAATAAAGTCCTCTGAAGTTAAAACAGGCACAGCAAAACCAGCGAAGCTTGCAGACAAAGATTTTGTGGTTTATCGAGGCGCTGATAACACTATCAGAATCATGGATGCGCACTGTCCTCATATGGGTGCTCATCTTTGTGATGGTTTCGTTGAAGGCAATGATATCCGATGCCCTTTTCATTACTGGAAATTTAACGATACAGGTGACTGTATTGAAATTCCTGCACAAAAAGAAATAAAAAATATTCAGCAACTAAAAACATACCCTCAACGTGAGAAGTATGGACTGATTTGGGTTTGGGCCGGTGATCCGGATAAGATTGAAGAAGTTCCTGTTATTCCCGAACTGGTTGGCAAAGAACTCGACTACTCTCTTGGAAGCAGGTTCATTAAAAACTGTCATCCGAATGTCGTCATGATTAACGCTATCGATGCTCAGCACTTTAAATCTGTTCATAACTTAGTTGTCGATCTCGATATGAAGCCGACGGTGTTAACACCAAGATGTATTCAGCTATCTAACACGACTCCTCTCCCTCACAAAAATATCTTTTTAAAATGGGCATCAAAATTCTATAAGAATGCTCTGACTTACGAGATGACTTACTGGTGGGGCCATGTCGGAAGTGTTATGGTGGGACCTGATTTTTTACATTTCTATATTATCTTCGCCCTAAGACCGACTGCGGATGGTGTGACAGAAGGACAGACGATACTAGTTACTGAAAAAAGAAAATATGGATGGTTATTAAATCCAATTATTCTCTTTCTTACTAAACTTGTTGGAAACTATTTCGCTAAGGGAGATACAATCATCTTCTCCCGAATCAAGTTTAACTTTAAGACACCTCTAAAAGCAGATAAAAGCATTATTCATTTTATCGAACATTATGAAGGACAAGCTGAAGCAGGAAGCTGGAGCAACACTTAA